One region of Niallia sp. Man26 genomic DNA includes:
- a CDS encoding methyl-accepting chemotaxis protein: MGNLKRIKKMKMTIQKKLLITFLLLVIIPVLTIGAVSYFSANKAISDQISYASEASVNLLNEYIDSTVEPKVKDAEFFAENIAVNKNSVKENSDLRKRLDEYASLHPETASIYVGTANGEMIQYPVKKLPDGYDPRERDWYKNADPTTETVISDAYLSASGEMVVTISKKLADGSGILGINLKVDSIKEVAQKVTIGKEGYGFILGRGKQYIYHPSKESGSEAKDSFMSALYESESGHQNYELDGELKSMAFTTNKLTGWKIAGTMYKSEVDNASASIVKSSLIIQIFAILVGIAVAILVTRSIIRPLQKLKNSAQVISKGDLTAPIEVSSHDEIGELGTAFSDMKESLRGLISQVDSNTEQVAAAAEELSAASEETKTATVHVASSIQQIASGAEVQTTGMEKTAAAIEKVGQGINTIYNNVEMVNKEARLTADHAIEGGESVKKTVDQMTTIYNHVSESDQMIKSLNDRSKEINEISNVISGIAEQTNLLALNAAIEAARAGEQGKGFAVVAEEVRKLAEQSQTSAKQITGLIKDIQTSTEQTVDKMKQAAESVETGIEVSQEAIVKFNAIIEGIKNMAPKMDEVSHIVKGVNGEIQSVTATSFNLANIAKENTSASESVAASTEQQIAVLEEVTASAKSLANMSEELQELIRKFTV; the protein is encoded by the coding sequence ATGGGGAATTTAAAGAGAATAAAGAAGATGAAAATGACGATTCAAAAGAAGCTATTAATCACCTTTTTGCTGTTAGTCATTATACCTGTACTAACAATAGGAGCAGTCTCCTATTTCAGTGCAAACAAGGCGATTTCAGACCAAATCTCGTATGCATCAGAGGCGAGTGTAAACTTGTTAAACGAATATATAGACAGTACAGTAGAGCCAAAGGTGAAAGATGCTGAATTTTTTGCTGAAAACATTGCGGTAAATAAAAACAGCGTAAAAGAGAATTCAGATTTACGCAAACGGCTTGATGAATATGCATCCCTCCATCCCGAGACTGCCAGCATCTATGTAGGCACCGCGAATGGAGAGATGATTCAATACCCAGTTAAAAAGCTTCCGGACGGTTATGACCCAAGGGAAAGAGATTGGTATAAGAATGCAGACCCAACAACAGAAACAGTGATTTCTGATGCTTACTTATCAGCTTCCGGAGAAATGGTTGTTACCATCTCCAAAAAGCTTGCTGATGGATCTGGTATCCTTGGCATAAATTTAAAGGTTGATTCGATAAAAGAAGTTGCTCAAAAAGTGACAATCGGTAAAGAAGGCTATGGCTTTATCCTTGGGAGGGGAAAACAATATATTTATCACCCATCGAAAGAGTCCGGCTCTGAGGCAAAAGACAGCTTCATGTCTGCACTGTATGAAAGTGAATCAGGACATCAAAACTATGAGCTTGATGGTGAGCTGAAAAGCATGGCATTTACAACGAACAAATTAACTGGCTGGAAAATTGCCGGGACGATGTATAAAAGTGAAGTGGATAATGCATCAGCATCTATTGTAAAGTCATCGTTAATTATTCAGATTTTTGCTATCCTAGTTGGCATTGCTGTTGCAATTCTTGTTACACGTTCAATCATCCGCCCGCTTCAGAAGCTGAAGAATAGTGCACAGGTTATCAGCAAGGGAGACTTAACAGCGCCGATTGAAGTGTCTTCACATGACGAAATTGGCGAGCTTGGCACAGCATTTTCCGATATGAAGGAATCACTGCGGGGGCTGATTTCACAAGTAGATTCAAATACAGAGCAGGTGGCAGCAGCAGCTGAAGAGCTGTCAGCAGCTTCAGAAGAAACAAAAACAGCAACTGTTCATGTTGCCTCCTCTATTCAACAGATTGCAAGTGGTGCAGAGGTGCAGACTACTGGCATGGAAAAAACAGCAGCAGCTATTGAAAAGGTAGGACAAGGCATAAATACAATTTATAATAATGTGGAAATGGTCAATAAGGAAGCAAGATTGACAGCAGATCATGCAATAGAGGGCGGAGAGTCTGTCAAAAAAACAGTGGACCAAATGACCACTATTTATAACCATGTGAGCGAATCAGATCAAATGATAAAATCATTAAACGATCGCTCTAAGGAAATAAATGAAATAAGCAATGTAATCAGCGGAATCGCTGAACAGACAAACCTGCTTGCACTTAATGCCGCAATTGAAGCAGCAAGGGCTGGAGAGCAAGGCAAGGGATTTGCTGTCGTGGCTGAGGAAGTAAGAAAGCTTGCAGAACAGTCGCAAACATCTGCTAAACAGATTACTGGTTTGATTAAAGATATTCAGACAAGTACAGAACAGACTGTTGATAAAATGAAGCAGGCTGCTGAAAGTGTTGAAACAGGAATCGAGGTTTCACAAGAAGCAATCGTCAAGTTTAATGCCATTATTGAAGGAATCAAAAATATGGCACCAAAAATGGACGAAGTCTCTCATATCGTTAAAGGTGTTAATGGAGAAATACAGTCCGTCACTGCGACTTCATTTAACTTAGCAAATATCGCTAAAGAAAACACTTCTGCATCAGAAAGTGTTGCAGCAAGCACAGAACAGCAAATTGCTGTCCTTGAGGAAGTTACAGCTTCAGCTAAATCACTTGCAAACATGTCAGAGGAACTGCAAGAGCTGATCCGCAAGTTCACTGTGTAA